A window of Rhododendron vialii isolate Sample 1 chromosome 13a, ASM3025357v1 contains these coding sequences:
- the LOC131312624 gene encoding beta-1,6-galactosyltransferase GALT29A-like, with protein sequence MKRRVRPLFGTLMLVVAAAFVLSFRVSTRRGFSSFRLPNDVVAARKPAAAMNETLLKLAAVDLGEAQWKQEIEEMMEGNLPDRGRKRTYLSSGRVRIHHARARSFRGIPVNVQSPQFYRLWLELRKILHGWWRNRRFQPDIMSDLVNLVRVPIDRESVKYSSCAVVGNSGILLQKENGELIDSHEAVIRLNNARTSGFERHVGSKTTISFINSNMLHLCARREGCFCHPYGLTVPIVMYICQPIHMFDYALCNSSHRSPLVVTDLRFDLLCTRIVKYYSMKRFTEEGKKSVEEWGSAHGGLLFHYSSGMQAVMLALGICDKVSVFGYGKSDSAKHHYHTNQKAELHLHDYEAEYDLYHDLVNRPQAIPFILDKFKFPPVVIYQ encoded by the coding sequence ATGAAGCGGAGAGTGAGGCCTCTGTTCGGCACGTTGATGCTCGTCGTGGCGGCGGCCTTCGTTCTGAGCTTCCGAGTCTCGACTCGCCGCGGGTTTAGCTCGTTTCGGCTCCCAAACGACGTCGTCGCGGCCCGAAAGCCCGCTGCGGCGATGAACGAGACGCTGCTGAAGCTCGCGGCGGTTGATCTGGGGGAAGCGCAGTGGAAGCAGGAGATCGAGGAGATGATGGAGGGGAACTTACCGGATCGGGGGCGGAAAAGGACGTATCTGTCCTCCGGGAGGGTCAGGATTCACCACGCTCGAGCAAGGTCGTTCAGGGGCATTCCGGTAAACGTCCAGTCCCCGCAGTTTTACCGTCTATGGCTGGAGTTGAGGAAGATTTTGCACGGTTGGTGGCGGAACAGGCGGTTCCAGCCGGATATCATGTCGGATTTGGTCAATCTCGTTAGGGTTCCGATTGATCGAGAGAGTGTGAAGTATTCATCTTGCGCGGTTGTGGGGAATAGTGGGATTCTGTTGCAGAAGGAGAATGGTGAACTGATTGATAGCCACGAAGCGGTGATCCGGTTGAACAACGCCAGGACCAGTGGCTTCGAGCGCCACGTGGGCTCGAAAACAACGATCTCGTTCATCAACAGCAACATGCTGCACTTGTGTGCCCGAAGAGAGGGCTGCTTTTGCCACCCGTATGGCCTAACCGTTCCTATTGTCATGTACATTTGCCAACCAATCCACATGTTCGATTACGCCCTGTGTAACTCGTCCCACAGGTCCCCGCTGGTGGTTACCGATTTGCGGTTTGATTTGTTGTGCACTAGGATCGTCAAGTATTATTCGATGAAGCGGTTTACGGAGGAGGGGAAGAAGTCGGTGGAAGAATGGGGATCTGCCCACGGCGGGCTTTTGTTCCATTACTCTTCGGGAATGCAAGCTGTTATGCTTGCTTTGGGAATTTGTGACAAGGTTAGTGTTTTTGGGTATGGGAAATCGGACTCGGCTAAGCATCATTACCATACGAATCAAAAGGCTGAGTTGCACTTGCATGATTACGAAGCAGAGTACGATCTTTACCATGATTTGGTCAATAGACCGCAGGCAATACCGTTCATCTTGGATAAGTTCAAGTTCCCCCCTGTGGTAATTTATCAATGA
- the LOC131312619 gene encoding protein ADP-ribosyltransferase PARP3, whose translation MKVHETRSHTHSTGNEERMVMRKQKVGGKTPEGEGSPKKMKPENDYKTGDVGAEFDRFCKVMRENLSVEEMRVILEINEQNSSGTNEDVILRCLDMLFHGALDKCPICGGHLEWTGTKYACRGDYSEWSTCTFSTKDPPRREEPIEIPELIQNKAVSNFIEDRNRKRRQRKRRMGTTDKLFAGMAIALSGRLSRTHLYWKSEIEKRGGKVSNSVSGVTCLVTTPAEGERGGSIKIADALERGIPIVSEAWLIDSIEKGEPQPLEDYDISRDLVVEARALLGDKEDTLESELKVYGKRGVHKDSKLQEEGGQIFEKDGILYNCALSLCDLGREVNDFCVMQLIQVPDEGLHLYYKKGRAGDDVKRAQERLEEKEDDVDGSVKEFVKLFEELTGNEFEPWEREKKFQKKPRKFYPVDMDDGVDVRHRGLSFRQVGPAAVHCKLNPYVTSLMKVLCSQDTYRYAMREMALDAPDLPLAMLTDVHLKRCEVVLLQFIETVRTMKEMGRKATAVWSDFSMKWFTLLQSTRPFIFRDYEDLAEHAAAVFESVRDMNVASRLIGDMSGPTLDDPLFDRYQKLGSLISPVDKRSEDYKMIVDYLDRTYEPVKLGDISYGVSVENILAVESSGCPSFEEIKKQPNKVLLWCGTRSSNMLRHLYKGLLPALCWLPVPGYMFGKAIVCSDAAAEAARYGFTSVERPEGFLVLAVASLGERVTEFNRTPEAEEAKTLEEKAAGVKGLGRKKTDESEHFIWRDDIKVPRGWLVPSVHKDSPLEYNEYAVYDPKQVSIRFLVAVRYVEQDVVFEDVEPEADEI comes from the exons ATGAAG GTTCATGAAACAAGATCTCATACTCACTCAACTGGCAATGAAGAGAGAATGGTGATGAGGAAGCAGAAGGTGGGTGGAAAAACCCCCGAGGGAGAGGGGTCGCCCAAGAAGATGAAGCCTGAGAACGATTAcaaaacgggtgatgtgggtgcaGAGTTTGATAGGTTCTGCAAAGTCATGAGAGAGAACCTCTCGGTTGAGGAAATGCGCGTAATTCTTGAAATCAACGAGCAGAATTCATCCGGAACCAATGAGGATGTCATCCTTAGATG CCTTGACATGTTATTTCATGGGGCACTAGACAAATGTCCGATTTGTGGCGGCCATTTGGAGTGGACTGGTACCAAATATGCCTGTAGAGGAGATTATAGTGAATGGTCAACTTGCACCTTCAGCACCAAGGACCCGCCAAGGAGAGAGGAACCAATCGAAATTCCCGAATTGATTCAAAATAAGGCTGTTTCCAAT TTCATAGAGGATCGCAACCGGAAGAGAAGGCAACGGAAGAGGAGAATGGGAACCACAGACAAACTTTTTGCTGGGATGGCAATTGCTTTATCGGGTCGTCTTTCTCGAACACAT CTATACTGGAAGTCTGAGATTGAAAAACGTGGAGGGAAAGTTTCAAATTCAGTTAGTG GTGTAACTTGTCTGGTAACAACCCCTGCTGAAGGTGAACGTGGTGGCTCGATCAAAATTGCAGATGCCTT GGAGAGGGGCATACCCATAGTAAGCGAAGCTTGGTTAATTGATAGCATAGAGAAGGGAGAGCCTCAGCCTCTGGAGGATTATGATATCTCTAGAGACCTTGTGGTGGAAGCAAGAGCACTTTTAGGGGACAAGGAAGATACCCTCGAATCCGAG CTCAAAGTATATGGGAAGAGAGGAGTCCACAAGGATTCTAAGTTACAAGAGGAAGGAGGGCAAATTTTTGAGAAAGATGGGATATTGTACAACTGTGCATTATCTCTTTGCGATCTAGGACGAGAAGTGAATGA CTTTTGTGTGATGCAACTGATTCAGGTGCCAGACGAGGGATTGCATCTGTACTACAAGAAAGGGAGAGCTGGTGATGACGTCAAAAGAGCACAAGAAAGGCTCGAAGAAAAGGAAGATGACGTGGACGGTTCTGTCAAGGAGTTTGTTAAGCTGTTTGAGGAGCTAACTGGAAATGAATTCGAGCCTtgggaaagagagaagaagttTCAGAAGAAGCCGCGCAAGTTTTACCCAGTTGACATG GATGATGGTGTTGATGTTAGGCACAGAGGGCTTAGTTTTCGGCAGGTGGGGCCTGCCGCGGTGCACTGTAAACTAAATCCCTATGTAACGAGTTTGATGAAGGTGTTGTGCAGTCAGGACACCTACAG GTATGCAATGAGGGAAATGGCATTAGATGCCCCTGACCTTCCATTGGCGATGCTTACTGATGTCCATTTGAAGAGat GTGAGGTGGTTCTGCTGCAATTCATAGAAACAGTTCGAACAATGAAAGAGATGGGACGAAAGGCGACGGCTGTATGGTCGGATTTTAGTATGAAATGGTTCACTCTCCTTCAATCTACCAGGCCTTTCATCTTTCGCGACTATGAAGACCTTGCGGAACAT GCTGCAGCGGTGTTTGAGAGTGTCAGAGACATGAATGTGGCTTCTCGTCTCATAGGGGACATGAGCGGTCCCACGCTCGATGACCCTTTGTTCGACAGATATCAGAAGTTGGGTAGTTTGATTTCTCCTGTTGATAAGCGATCGGAGGACTATAAGATGATTGTGGATTATCTAGATAGAACCTACGAACCTGTCAAACTCGGAGACATA AGCTACGGAGTATCAGTCGAGAACATACTTGCTGTTGAGTCAAGTGGTTGCCCTTCCTTTGAAGAAATAAAGAAGCAGCCCAACAAAGTCCTCTTGTGGTGTG GTACTCGGAGCTCAAATATGTTAAGGCACTTGTACAAGGGACTCTTGCCAGCACTATGTTGGCTTCCTGTCCCAGGATACATG TTTGGGAAGGCTATAGTTTGTTCGGATGCAGCTGCAGAAGCTGCTAGGTACGGGTTTACTTCAGTGGAGAGGCCAGAGGGTTTCTTGGTTTTGGCTGTTGCCTCTCTGGGTGAGCGGGTCACAGAGTTCAATCGAACACCTGAAGCAGAG GAAGCGAAGACTCTGGAAGAGAAGGCGGCGGGTGTGAAGGGATTGGGGCGCAAGAAAACGGATGAATCGGAGCACTTCATTTGGAGAGATGACATCAAAGTCCCGCGTGGTTGGTTGGTCCCATCAGTGCACAAAGATAGCCCTCTCGAGTACAATGAGTATGCTGTTTATGATCCAAAGCAG GTGAGTATTAGGTTTTTGGTGGCAGTGAGGTACGTAGAGCAGGACGTGGTGTTTGAAGATGTGGAGCCAGAGGCTGACGAGATATGA